In Glycine max cultivar Williams 82 chromosome 10, Glycine_max_v4.0, whole genome shotgun sequence, the DNA window ttaaatatattaacaagtttgtttttagattattttttaaagagacaaaatttttgtttttgtgaaattttcttttgaatgaTAATAATCTTACTTAATATAATGCGTGTCACAACATCAATGTCCAGTGTTGGTATGAGAATCCGTACTTCATTGCTACTAAGCATAACCACTTCATCTAGACATATTGCACTTAAGTTAGATACTTACTCACAGGCTCACGGCTGAATATGAAACACAATTTATAGATATGCAAAACAACACCCATGCCAAACACAAGACATAATTATTATCAAAAGTGTAATAGTATGAAGAGGTTACCTTCAATGTCAAGTACACCTTAATAATGTGAGAAGTCAAGTAAATCTACAAGGCAATATTTTCTCAGGTTTAGGTTATGTTTTGCTTTATCCTATTTGGGTTTGGTTTTGCCCCCATggcttttgtttccttttttctttttaatgaatTTGGTCCTTTGGGCATCATGGACAACACAAGTGAACTAAAGATGAACAATACAACATCTGAATTTTTGGTTGCTAGGAAAACTATGAGTCAACTTTTTGTCAAGCTTATCTTTTCTCTCTCGCTCCGAATCTCTCAGTTAAGCATGATCAAAGTGGTGTTCCAAGAAACTAAAttgttttggttattttttactattcacgATTCATCTTCCTATTCTCGACGATTGgtatcattgatttttttagtagattaaggagaaaaaataaacaaaaaaaaaattattagtttggCCAAAGATTCATTCTATATTGGTGGGGCTTTGCAAAGATTCACAGGGTGTCTTTCATAACTTTACCTATCTTGGCGGTGTGATTTGGATTGTTCATTCTTTCAATAAAGATTCAGATCACTTAATTAAAGGATACTATCATTTATATCaatagttattaatttattaaactcTAGTTAAATACGCAAATTTGTTACCCAAAGTATCATGATTGTATAAATTTATTCCTTTCAAAATCACTTTGGCGTGTTCATATCGCAACTCAAATGTCACATTTCACATTAAAAtccattaaaaattaatgtaacaacttaatttgaacattttaaaaaaataaatttcaaaattttaagcaataaaaaatagataaaatcaaaattacacatagtatcaaaagtaaaattaacgctacatatatatattaaaaagaaattcataacatatatatcaaaagtaaaattaacGTTTCAATCAGGGAACAAATGTCATCAAGATATACACCACCTAACAAAAATCAACAATAAAGCAAGAAATTTCGCaaggaatataaaaaaaaaaaaaagaagcccgGGATAATGAATCTAATGGATCCACCACTTTTTCCCGTAATCCCAATCGCACTCAGTGGGTTGAAACGCAGCGTCCGGAGAGGTTGTTGCGTTACGCGATTTCAGTGGCACGTGCAACGCACACCGAATCTTGGGCTTCAAACTCCCACTCTTGAACAGCAAGAACTTGAACCGAACCGTCATGAAGAGCTTCAAATCTATGGTGTAAACCCCAGAACCCTTTTCCTTGTCAAACTCCGAAACCTGGACCTTGGCGAGTGGAGTCACGCGCTGGCCCTTGAAAATGGGACTCACGAAGGTGGTGTTCTTGTGGTGCTGGTAGAAAGAACCCAATGTCAGGTTCCCGAACAAAACATCCTCGTACAGCGCGAGCGCTTCGATTTGATCGTAGTAGACGCCGACCCTGCGGTTCGGGTTGCGGATCGACACGTTGAGAGTGAGGTCATAGTGGAGAGTGTTGTTGGTGGTGTAGTCGAAGCGCGTGAGGGAGGCGTCTGTGACGTGGAATTTGATCACGTTGGGGCGCACGATAAACCAGAACAGAAAAGCGAGAACTGCCAGGATTATGATGATTGTGGTCAGGATCTTGCAGATTAGGCCGAGGATGCAGTCGAAGATGCAGCCACAGAAGCAGCTCAGGCAGCCGCAGCAGCAGCCGTCGCGGCCGCCGCCGCCGTGGGAGGGACGGTGGTAGGATTTCGGCGGGGGAACGGCGGGGCCGTAGTAGGCGCCGTTTAGATGGGACATTGTTGCGAGCTGGTTTGTTTCAAAATTTGGGAACGTTGAGGTTAATAaatgtgtgagagagagagagagagagagagggtaacttttttttttgaagggaAGTTTCTTTGTGCTGAGTACAGTGAAACGTGGTGAGTGGAGTGTGGGTTTATATTAGTGAGGAAGAGTGCGTAGCGTGAATGGGTGATACTATGATAGTGATGCAGACCACGAAGTTCAAACGGAAAATGAAATTACTTTTTTGTTCTGTTGGCTTTAAGGAGAGAAATAGAATacagaaaaatagaataaataatttaaaaatggtgaaataaagtaaaaatgaagatataagttttgttgtttggtttaagaaaaatagggtagaaataatatttgtgtccaaaaaatttatttttctttatttattaaaaaaacaaagaaaatctataattttttcttataaaattgaacttttggaaaaaaaaaattaattttaataagagaTGTTCATAAGTAAAGTTTATTGGTCAATCTAAATTGACTAAACCAACCAAAATAAGATGGACTGGATAATTTTTGTGTCAAACTCAAACCAACTTATTCAAATCGATTGAGTTTTAGATTGAGTCACACAGGTtttaatatcaaaatcaattgatccataatttgtattaaattattatttatataatatatatttttaaataaaaaacaattactattattataagACTTAGTAACTAAAAGTGAGATTGActctttttttctcaattctCACAATTCTCCTCAATAACTCTTATGAAATTAGAATTTCAACTCTCATCTTCTTTTCACTACACCTCACTTGGTTGCAATTGGTAACCTGCAACCACACCTCAAACTTGGAAACACACTAAAATAGCATGACAaaggttaataaaaaatttagttataaAATATTGGATTTTAAATGTATCAACatacaaatttaaatgtttaaacTCGTTAACTCAATTCAATCTAACCCAAATCATTTACAAAAAGATTGATTTGAGttggatttgaattttttccttaaaaaattgaCTCAAACTAActcattcaaatttaattggattgaatcATGAATTTAACCAAATCTATCTCAAATCAACTCACATACATCCCTAATTTTATCATGACTAAGAAAGAAATTTGTAACTTTACTATGTCTAAAATCACACGAACCAAATTACCCACCACATTATCTTCTTTGGtagtttatttttctcttttgtaaccAAACACAACCTTTAGGAAAttagggaaaaaaaaataaaaaagaaacctcgatcaaacatttattattttactttttttccttttgtttccttctttttcATCACCACTGTCACTTCCAATCTATTTCCATGGTCGTCGCAACCAACAAATCTACCGCCACACCTACCAACAAATCACAACCACATCACCATCACTTCTTACATACCTTCTTGCAAGGGCGCGTCGGAGAAATGCCTCAAATTTGGAATATGGCGAACAACAGTGGTCACAGAGTGTTTAATTTGGAAAGAGTTTGAGAGATCTTAGATCTCAgatctcatttttctcttttccgaTATCGGAGTGATGCAAAAAACGACAACTAGAGCAAAAGGTTGTGGGAGAGGGGTTCGTGTGGTGAAGCATaagagaattttaaattcttttctttttgaaggaatttgaatttctgtgtTTTAAGTTAACTAAAATACTCCCTTAAAATGcttgaattttaaatgttttgtccAAACTAAGAAATTTACCGTAtagcatttcaatttctttaaaaaaatgaattacttCATTCAATTTTTACATCCAAACGCAGTGCAaaaattttcttcatttctacTCTCTTCCACATAACACATGAGGTCAAATGTTAAAGATGATTTTCTCACCGGCTGGCTATTACACATATGCGATACATCCCATTCCATGTATTTTGTCCTGTTGTTCTCTTCCTCTTCCCAATTTTTACATTCAAtagtaattttttcaaaattcacattttACCCTTATTTAAATAAAGTGTCAAAAATATAGGATGTCTATTTTGGACTTTTTATCAGcctattcttatatatatatatagagagagagagagagagagagagagagagagagagagagagagagagagagagagagagagagagagagagagagagagagagagagagagagagagagagagagagagagagagagagagagtacacCTTGTACCATCTATTTCTTCCgttgttctctttcttttttcagtttttacaatcaatagtaattttttcaaaattctcattttgTCACTATTTAagcaatgtaaaaaatatagtaGTTACTCGTGCATATGCATTAGTCGCTCCGCTtagataaaaaaagtaaaaactttaagaaaaaatataaaaaattatttgtattatttttttaaactatttttttagttaacaaaAGAAGTTGGATCCTCTCCATTACTAAAAGAATATACATCTTTGTTTTTACTCTCCTTCCCTCACTTGTTGTTACGCTACACGTTCCATGTATTTctctttttgttctctttctctttcccgtctttatatttaatgacaattttttcaaaattctcattttaCCCCTATTTATATCAAGTGTAAAAAATATAGGATGTTTTAAATAGTGACTGACTCACTCTCATTCTAGTGAAAAGGAAGGCTTCAAGTGAATaagataagattatttttaaagataaattaattagttGGTTGTTTTCTGGATTGAATAGAAAGCCAATCTAAATATAAAAGTGTTGACTTTAAAGATAAATTtcttacaatttatttttgaaaaatatcatttttgaaaatacatttgttcttttgatattaaatttttattgtcgACTCTTTAAAACTGATTCTATCACAAATCACGtttggtaaaaaaagaaaagtacatTTGAGGCAAGTTATTGCTTTCGCAATAACATGTTTCTTATGTTTCTATAAAATgttagtaatttcttttttatataattaataaattaccgtgaattacacaattatttttaaataccaaaattatataaaaaaataaaatattcaaaagtataaaatatcaaatatgtaGAGTTAATTCttgtaaattcttaaaaattataggtTCATTGGAAAATTgtttgaaattataataaaatatgtatttatttaaatagacATATCTACTATTGTTAAGAAAAGtagtttattgtaaaaaaagaaagagaaatagtttaagaaataaagtaattgcataagaaattttaatccatatatatatatagtccatGACCCACAAAATACAAGTGACATCCTACATAACACTCTAAGACATGTGTTAATCCTCCACGTCAACCTTACAATAGGAGCACAAACATTTGGTCCTTGGCAGTTGGACTCCTTAACTGACAGGTTATTTCtaatctattaatatttaaatatctttatcTATTGACATGTAGTTAATTATCTATAAATTCATACATTATTTACAAGGTATAATTATCTTCTAGCTTTTATCTATAAGTTATAGTTTATCTCTAATATTATCTACTAGCACCCGGTTATTATCTATAAGTTTGGAATTATTTGCAAATGCTATAACAACCCCTACAAACAAAAACCAGCAGCTACGCTCCACTTCTATAGATATCAAGTTCCATTGAAACCTCAACACATTCGCTCACACCTCAAGCTTATACACATTTGCTCTTATACACATATACTTGCTTATTTCTCCTCACTCATATTCTTACTTGAGCACCAGAGTCCTTTGTGTTGCAGGCCCCCCCTCCTGTTCTCCTAACAAAGGTGCTTATCTAAGCCGGCGTATGAAGTCTAGGAACCTactttggccacgttcatactgACCTGTCCTAGTTCCGGATTTTGGTAAGAACATGTGGCGCCCATTGTGGGGCCGCGGTAAAACATATCTCGCGGTCCCTCATCAACTCTCTTGTTTATCCATGGTTAGCACTTGGTTTGACCTCATACGTTAGACCCTTCTCGAAGACTCTTATCCTCATCCGACAGCTATGATAGACACAAATACTCTACAACAACTCCAAAATTGCATTGCGGAGATGGAGCGACGCCATAAGGAGGAGTTGAGAAAACTAAAGGTTGATCATGATCAGATGGAGACTCGTGTCAGACATCCCCAAGGCGACGAGCATTCCGCCCACACTTTGCTTGAGCGCACCCAGGGGGAATTACACCCCCGATGCATAATCAACACTCCAGATGATTTAAGTCTTTACCATATGCACTGTCTAGCAGGATGGACTACTCGTCGACATCCTTCTGTCAACCACATTGTGGAGGAAGACATACCCATGGGGTGGAAACCACTCAACCTCGAGTGATATAAGGGACAATAGATCCAGATGAGCATTTGGATGCCTTCCTGACTCAGGTGAACCTCTACACTAAAAACGACACGATTATATGTCGTGTCTTACCAACGTCCCTCAAGAGGGAGACATTGACCTAGTATGGTGGACTCTCACCTAGGTCCATAGACAGCTTTGACACCTTCGTCGAACGATTCAATGCGTAGTACGCAACTAGCAAATTTCATCGTATGACCTCGACCACCTTGGCCAGTCTGCGACAAGCAGACAATGAGTCACTCAGAAAATTCATGGATAAATTTAAGCGCACAACTCTCTAGATTCAAAATCTTAACCCTGAGGTAGTGTTGCATTCCATGCTCTTCGCCCTACGCCCCGACAAGTTCGCAGCCAGCTTGTACAAAAAATCCCCTAGTAACATGGATGAGTTGCACGAATGAGCCAAGGGCTACATCCAAATGGAAGAAATATCCATATTTAGGAATGAAGTCCGACAAGTTGAACATAAGCGTAATAAGTAAGAAGGAAGTACCAAGACCAACTCACACAAGTCAAACAAGAGGCACAAGCCAGACAAGCGTCAGCCTCTCCTAAAAGGGCCCAGGTATGAGCGTTACACACCCTTAATAGCTAATCGCTCTACGATTTTGGATGGAGCTTTCAACTTAGAGGTATCCATCAAGCTACCCCCGACAAAACCTCCCAGGCTTGGGATCAGACACAACCAAATACTATAGGTATCACCATAGTATTGGTCATAACACAGAAGACTACTGAGCCCTAAGGGACAAGATAAAATAACTTATACATGCTGGGTACTTTGCCCAATTTGTTAAGAGGACAAAAAACCACCAAGCAGGAGTAAGACCCTGAGGACACCAAGAGAAGCAACATAGGAACCATGAAGTAGACAGAATAAGAGATAGAGTGAAAGATCAAGGTAGACAAAGACATTAGCAACAACAGTGTGAGCAACAACCTTCACAAGAACTAGAACCCGCCCAACAAATCGGAGGTGTAATAAACACCATTGTGAGTGGATTTTCCTATGGAGGATAGTCCAATAAATCCTGAAAACACCATTTCCATGCCATTTGGGACATCGACATTAACTTTGTCGACACACCACCACAACAAAGTCTCCCTCCTATCACTTTCACAGGTATCAACCCCACAAACTAGGACGACCTCGTGGTTGTATCCACCATTATTGCCAACTTCATGTTGTCCAGGGTCCTTATCGATCAGGGAAGTTCCGTTGATATCCTATATTGGAAAATTTTTTAGAGACTCAAGGTCTCCCCTGACATTGTCTACCTTCATGCTGGTCTACTCTTTGGCTTTGCGGGTGAGAGAGTAAAGACCAAAAGCTACGTGGACTTGATGAACACCTTTGGTCAAGGCAAGCTCTCCAGGAGCTTCACCATAAGATATCTACTAGTTGACGCGAAGACATCATACTTAACTTTAATCGATATGAAGACACTTAACGAGCTTGGAACCATAGTCTCCACgcctaatttgaaaataaaattcccTACCCTGATAGGGTAGATTGTAACCGTCAAGACAGACTTAAAGCAAGCATGACAATGCTATGGAGAGAGCCTAAAGGTAGCACCATATCCTCCCACCAAGGAGCCTGCCATGCTTCACCTTATAGCGGCTGAAAGCCCTCAAGTCATGAGCGTCGATGAAGGGTCTCAAATCCGAGCCCTGAAACATAGATCCGCGAGATGACACCTCTGACAGAGGCCCGAAACCCATCAAAGAGCTTATCAAGCTACAACTCGAACCTAAACCCAGGCAATGCATGATACTCTATACGGACCTCACCAGTCATGAGCACTGACTCATCACCGACGTGCTACACAAAAACATGAATTTATTTGCCTGGCAACCATCTGACATGCCAGGAATCCATCCCAGCATAATCTGCCATAAACTTTCCATCTGTCCCTAGGCCAATCCTATAtcatagaagaaaagaaagatgggAGAAGAATGAAGTAAAGTTGTCAAAGAAGAAGTCGACAAACTACTTAATGCAAACTTCATCAGAGAAGTCAGGTATTCTACCTGGCTCGTTAACATCATCATGGTAAAAAACACCAACATAAAATAGTGAATATGCATTGACTCCACTGATCTGAATGGGGTATGCCCCAAAGACGCATACCCTATGTCCAGGATCAACGAGCTAGTCGATGGAGTGTCTAGGTTCCAAGTGCTAAGCTTGCTTGACGCTTACTCCAGATACAATTAGATTAGGATACATCCTCCAGACGAGGAGAAAATGACATTTATTACTAAAGATGTCAACTTTTGCTACAGGGTCATGCCTTTCGGCCTCAAAAACACAAGCGCTACATACCAACAACTGATGGACCGAGTCTTTAAACAAGTTGGACGAAATGTTGAGGTATATGTGGATGACATGGTCATCAAGTCTCAAAGCATATCCGAACATGTGGCAGACCTAGAAGAATTCTTTGGGGAACATGTGCCTCCACCCTAAAAAATGTACTTTCGGAGTAGGCAGAGGCAAGTTCCTCGGCTTCATGATCAGTCACCAAGGGATTGAAGCCAGCCCTGACAAATGTGCTACCATACTGGAGATGCACAACCCCACCAACGTCCAAGAAGTTCAGAAGCTGAACGGTAGGCTAGCATCCCTGTCCAGGTTCCTCTTAAAGCTCGTCGAAAATGCAAAACCATTATACAAACTACTCAAGAAAGCCGAGCCCTTCCTATGGGACGAGAATTATGAACAAGCTTTCTCGGCTTTCAAGAAGATTATAGCCACACCGCCAGTTTTGAGTTGACCTAGGGCAAAAGTACTCGTATTCATGTATCTTTCAATAGCTGGCGAAACCATTAGCTCAACCCTCGTATAAGAGGAAGGGAAGCACTAACTCCCTATCTGCTTCACCAGCCGCATACTCCATGACACTGATAAGCGCTACAAAATGATAGAAAAGGTTGCGCTAGCACTCATTACCTCTACCCAACGATTCAAGCCCCGCTTCTAGAGTCATCAAGTGGTAGTCAAAATGAACTATCCCATCAAGCaggttttgagaaaaccttAACTTGCAGGAAGGATGGTGACCTGGTCTGTAGAACTTTTAAAGTTTGACATTCAGTACAGACCTCGTGGCCCCATGaagacacaattcatggttgACTTTCTAGTAGAATTCACTGGAAATGACACAACCACTTCAGACTGGTGGAACCTTTACATTTACAGTGCATCCAACGTAAAAGGAAGCAAGGTATGGATCATCCTCGAAGTCCCTAACAATATCACTCTAGAGCAAGCCCACAAGCCCAAGTTTAGAGCCTCAAACAACCAGGAAGAGTACGAGGCACTTATTATAGGTCTGAAGCTAGCAAGAGAAGTCAGAGCTAAGATGTTGTGATGCTACATAGATTCGCAACTTGTCCAATGACAGGTGGTCAACATATACCAGACCAAGGAAACAATACTACTCAAGTACTATCACATCATGAAGACTCTCATTGACAATATCAAATGTTTCAAAATGTACTACATCCCTAGGGAGAGCAACACCAGAGCAGACCTACTCTCCAAGCTGGCCAACACTAAGAAGGTCAGGCATCTTAAGACTATCATCCAGGAGAAGCTCCAAACTCCCACCATAGTGTAAATCATGAAGACTTTGATgatatcaagaagaatttgcttgagtactggacataggcacgggttgtggccgaaccagtataaaactgtgtttgcattctctcttcccttatctcatttatgttattgcaatcaattttgccttgcatgtttatagaacattattaaattgattgtcgttgcttcttctgcattctaagcctatccctcttaagattattgaggccacaaggtccaacaagtggtatcagagcgggattcttgtataaagtttaaaaacttcaagaatagatatggcctcatccaaatttccattttctgaggaaaattctatcaataggctcttatgttcaatggtgagggttatcattattggaaaacccgaatgcagatctttatagaagccatagatctaaagatatgggaagccattgaatttgattcatttattcctacaatggtagagagaaatgcaactacataaaaaaaactagagaagaaagaagatgatgatgaaagaagaaagaagaaagttcctctttagccccaaaatgctgagtgcgatcaacttgggcacatgagattcaattgtcctgtgtttaaaagaagaatggaaaaatccgacaagatgaatttcaaagagaagaaagaaaagaaaggatatatcacttgggaagataatgtcataaattattcaagtgattcagagaagaaaatcataagtctgggtatcatgatgaaagactatgaaaatggagaagagcaaagtcgatacattgatagcaatttctccaaacacatggcatgcatcaaagtttattcatatttctctctaagataaatgaatatgtgatttatggagacagcaaacgaaggccacatttctccccaagaaaagtgaatatgatATATGGAGACAACacacaaaggccacttgatcaacaaccccaacaagtaatatcaaatgataccaacaggtcacttgtctttgattgattacttttgatgcttgttttctacttgagtttagactGTTCTTGAttattgtgattgaatttgattgactgtgtttgatgattgattgattgtattttttattatgtgtttgattgtattgtttttgatgtttgttcctgattgagtttttgattgtttttaaagaatctatgaaacttttgaaattagtttcatgttttaagaaaactatttcaaatttagaaaaggaaattttgaaattgaaatttgaaaattgaaattgaaaattgaaaagttaaatttg includes these proteins:
- the LOC100815702 gene encoding NDR1/HIN1-like protein 10, with product MSHLNGAYYGPAVPPPKSYHRPSHGGGGRDGCCCGCLSCFCGCIFDCILGLICKILTTIIIILAVLAFLFWFIVRPNVIKFHVTDASLTRFDYTTNNTLHYDLTLNVSIRNPNRRVGVYYDQIEALALYEDVLFGNLTLGSFYQHHKNTTFVSPIFKGQRVTPLAKVQVSEFDKEKGSGVYTIDLKLFMTVRFKFLLFKSGSLKPKIRCALHVPLKSRNATTSPDAAFQPTECDWDYGKKWWIH